A genome region from Thalassotalea euphylliae includes the following:
- a CDS encoding 4-oxalocrotonate tautomerase, whose protein sequence is MPLYTVSTKNPLPETTREKLAILIMDVHCGITGAPETFVNVTFAHNAVLQPRATVNVLGAVRKGRTPDMNDTLSADMTQRIANLLELTPYEIDLSLHEVPAQWVMEGGEILPEPGEEALCEWLQKEHA, encoded by the coding sequence ATGCCACTTTATACTGTGTCAACGAAAAACCCGCTACCGGAAACGACTAGAGAAAAGCTAGCCATATTAATTATGGATGTTCATTGTGGTATTACCGGTGCGCCAGAAACCTTTGTTAATGTAACGTTCGCACACAACGCTGTTTTACAGCCGCGCGCAACGGTTAACGTCTTAGGTGCTGTACGAAAAGGTCGAACGCCGGACATGAACGATACGCTATCGGCAGATATGACACAGCGCATTGCTAATTTACTTGAATTAACCCCTTATGAAATTGATCTTTCATTGCACGAAGTGCCTGCCCAATGGGTAATGGAAGGTGGTGAAATTCTACCAGAGCCAGGTGAAGAAGCGCTTTGTGAATGGCTGCAAAAAGAGCATGCTTAG
- a CDS encoding NADH:flavin oxidoreductase/NADH oxidase family protein: MSNTPLSEELKLRSGSVLKNRICKSAMNEAMATGDGRVVRQFEVLYRTWAEGGSGLLVTGNVMVDKRHANEPLAVAVEDERDMHLLELWARGAKSKGGQIWAQLNHPGKQSPKFLNGHPVAPSAVPLASDMFFPPRELTEEEILDIIERFANTASILEKAGFDGVQLHGAHGYLISQFLSPNHNKREDKWGGSLENRMRFVTEVYKAIRAKLGQNFAVGIKLNSSDFQKGGFTQEESIEVCKCLDELGIDMIEISGGSWENPVNRKGNLKESTKKREAYFLEFAEQLKENVSAPIMVTGGFRSQAAMEEAVNSGAVDVVGIARPLAVDPDLANKVLNGQGFVSTVQPITTGIKKIDQMAIMEISWYTDNIRRMGDGKSPKTKVRGIWSVIAVLFNFWKRGQTVKRVRA, translated from the coding sequence ATGTCAAACACTCCACTATCAGAAGAGCTTAAACTACGTTCAGGTTCTGTTCTTAAAAACCGAATTTGTAAGTCTGCAATGAATGAAGCCATGGCAACAGGCGATGGCCGAGTAGTAAGACAGTTTGAAGTCTTATACCGTACTTGGGCAGAAGGTGGTTCAGGTTTATTAGTGACTGGTAACGTTATGGTTGATAAGCGCCATGCTAACGAACCATTAGCCGTTGCTGTTGAAGATGAACGCGACATGCATTTACTAGAGCTTTGGGCTCGTGGTGCAAAGTCAAAAGGCGGCCAAATTTGGGCACAGCTAAACCACCCAGGTAAGCAATCACCTAAATTCTTAAACGGTCACCCTGTAGCACCATCTGCTGTGCCACTAGCTAGTGATATGTTCTTCCCTCCGCGTGAGCTAACGGAAGAAGAAATTTTAGATATTATCGAGCGTTTTGCTAATACAGCGAGCATATTAGAAAAAGCTGGCTTCGATGGTGTTCAGCTACACGGTGCACACGGTTACCTTATTAGCCAATTCTTATCACCAAATCACAACAAACGTGAAGATAAGTGGGGCGGTAGCTTAGAAAACAGAATGCGTTTCGTTACTGAAGTATACAAAGCCATTCGTGCTAAGCTTGGTCAAAACTTTGCTGTTGGTATCAAACTAAACTCTTCAGACTTCCAAAAAGGTGGTTTTACTCAAGAAGAGTCAATTGAAGTATGTAAATGCTTAGATGAGCTTGGTATCGATATGATTGAAATTTCAGGTGGTAGCTGGGAGAACCCAGTAAACCGTAAAGGTAACCTGAAAGAGAGCACGAAAAAGCGTGAAGCTTACTTCTTAGAGTTTGCTGAGCAATTAAAAGAAAACGTTTCTGCGCCAATTATGGTAACGGGTGGCTTCAGAAGCCAGGCAGCTATGGAAGAAGCGGTTAACTCTGGTGCGGTTGACGTAGTAGGCATTGCACGCCCGCTAGCAGTTGACCCTGATCTAGCCAACAAAGTACTTAACGGCCAAGGTTTCGTTTCAACAGTTCAGCCAATCACCACGGGTATCAAGAAAATTGATCAAATGGCGATTATGGAAATTAGCTGGTACACCGATAACATTCGTCGTATGGGCGATGGCAAAAGTCCAAAGACCAAAGTACGCGGAATTTGGTCAGTGATCGCGGTACTGTTTAACTTCTGGAAACGTGGTCAAACC
- a CDS encoding transporter substrate-binding domain-containing protein, which translates to MKRAVYPLILAIGLFTSYCQAETPITFAGVLAEKIQQHDKQGYLDKIYQEIARRTSLTINYDVMPMARTMSLFDHKKVDCILPGSSNRYFDRTKQHDIVRSQAISALLLFKFTFERNQALLAAQDLANVNIGYVRNIKMFNALNMPPFDNATHIVASHHRHLFDMLHFGRTELIVGWYPIVNMLATARNSERVSFDADHVLSTDYLVVSCHRSHKTEAFIETINKAISSMWQDGTMVAMHPNGTHHLKALFPPPAM; encoded by the coding sequence ATGAAACGAGCTGTTTATCCCCTAATTCTTGCAATAGGCTTATTTACTTCATATTGCCAAGCCGAAACGCCAATCACATTTGCAGGCGTGCTTGCTGAGAAAATTCAGCAACACGACAAACAAGGTTATTTGGATAAGATTTATCAAGAGATTGCTAGACGCACGAGCTTAACAATAAATTATGATGTTATGCCGATGGCGAGAACCATGAGTTTGTTCGATCATAAAAAGGTTGACTGTATACTGCCTGGCTCTTCTAACCGTTATTTTGATCGAACCAAACAACACGATATTGTGCGTTCACAAGCCATATCCGCCCTACTGCTATTCAAATTTACTTTTGAGCGCAATCAAGCGCTGTTAGCAGCTCAAGACTTGGCTAACGTTAATATTGGCTATGTACGCAATATTAAGATGTTTAACGCACTGAATATGCCGCCATTTGATAACGCAACCCATATTGTTGCCAGCCATCACAGGCATCTATTTGATATGCTGCATTTTGGCCGCACAGAACTAATTGTTGGTTGGTACCCTATCGTCAATATGCTAGCAACAGCACGTAATAGCGAGCGCGTAAGCTTTGACGCAGACCATGTGTTATCAACCGACTACCTAGTCGTTTCTTGTCATCGCAGTCACAAAACCGAAGCATTTATCGAGACCATTAATAAAGCCATTAGTAGTATGTGGCAAGACGGTACTATGGTTGCAATGCACCCCAACGGCACACACCATTTAAAAGCATTGTTCCCACCGCCAGCAATGTAA